From the genome of Pirellulales bacterium:
TCGTCGGCCGTGTTGACGATCACCAGCATCGGCTTTTCCCACATCAGGCGAAAGCTGCGCGTGGCCCGCGCGTCTTCTTCGCTCATTTTGTCGCTCGTCAGCGGCGTGCCGGCTTCGAGCGCCGCCAGCACGCGCTCCAGGGCCGCCAGCTCGACCAGCTCCTGGTCGCGGTTGGGCCGCGGCTTCTTGACGCTCTCGCGCAGCCGGCCGACGCGGCCCGAAACGATCTCCATGTCGGCCAGCAGCAGGTCTTCGCGAAAGCTGGCCAGATCGGTCAGCGGACCGCTGCCGCCGAAGGCCGCCACCACCAGCACCAAGCAGCCCGCCTCGCGGATCAGCGCCAGCCGGGCGGCGTTGCCCTCGTGCGTGCGGCTGAGGCCGGGCGTATCGACCAGTTCCAGCGAGGCCAACGTGACCTTTTTCGGCTGATAGATGTGGCACAGCAACTCGACTCGCGGTTCGGGCACGACCGCCATCGCGCTTTGCCCGGTATGCGCCAGGGCCGGATCGGCCGGCACGCCGGTGAGCCACTCGAAAAGCGTCGTCTTGCCCGACCCTTGATATCCAACCAAACCAATCTTCATAGCTTCCTTGTATTCGCGTGTGTTGAATCTCGTGCCACGTTCGGTCCATTCTACCGGAACCCGGCCGGCGCGGCGATTGGCGGACTTACACTTGATTTTCAGCGACGCCCATCCGATAATTAGATTACTTCTTACCCGGCTGACCCGCCGCAAGGCCTCAGTCGGGTTATTTTTTTAATTCAACGTATGCCAACCGAACCCGCTGTCAAGCGCGCCATCGCCTTCATTGATGGTCAGAACCTGTTCCATAACATCAGGAGCGTATTCGGATACCCATTTTCGAATTACGACGTCCAGAAGTTAGCCAATGCAGTTTGCGCGCCTCGCGGCTGGACGCTGCACCGAGTTCAGTTCTACACCGGCGTTCCTAATGCGGCAGACAACGCCTTCTGGCACGGCTTTTGGTCAAACAAGCTGGCCACCGGCCGAAACCGTAGGAAAAGCCTTGCGCTTCTGCTAGGATGATCGCCGCAACTTCGTTTTGCACGGCCACATGCAAAGGAGGCGAAATGGCGAACCAGACCGCATGGGACGAAGAACAAGAACTGTTGCAGACGCTCGCCAAGGTGGAAGCGTTGTTTGCCGACACCGGCTTTGCCGGCGAGCGCACCGCGGCGGCCGGCGCGATCGAGCGCATCCGCGAGCGGCTCCGCCGCCTGCAGGC
Proteins encoded in this window:
- a CDS encoding DUF933 domain-containing protein; its protein translation is MKIGLVGYQGSGKTTLFEWLTGVPADPALAHTGQSAMAVVPEPRVELLCHIYQPKKVTLASLELVDTPGLSRTHEGNAARLALIREAGCLVLVVAAFGGSGPLTDLASFREDLLLADMEIVSGRVGRLRESVKKPRPNRDQELVELAALERVLAALEAGTPLTSDKMSEEDARATRSFRLMWEKPMLVIVNTADDDLDAARFDRSATAGGPRMMAVRVGLERELQRMEPADRAEFERELGLAGSRRDEVLRALLDASGQMLYFTAGEKEVRTWMLRQGGTALEAADNIHSDLARGFIRAETMQVDDLVRLGSEREVKAAHLVRQEPKDYVVRDGDILNIKFSV